One window of Mauremys reevesii isolate NIE-2019 linkage group 4, ASM1616193v1, whole genome shotgun sequence genomic DNA carries:
- the PACSIN1 gene encoding protein kinase C and casein kinase substrate in neurons protein 1, with the protein MSGSYDESAAAAEEITDSFWEVGNYKRTVKRIDDGHRLCNDLMNCVHERAKIEKAYAQQLTDWSKRWRQLIEKGPQYGSLERAWGAMMTEADKVSELHQDVKNSLLNEDFEKVKNWQKDAYHKQIMGGFKEAKEADDGFRKAQKPWAKKMKEVETAKKAYHLACKEEKLAMTREANSKAEQSITADQQKKLQDKVEKCKQDVQKTQEKYEKVLEELNKCTPQYMESMEQVFEQCQQFEEKRLIFLKEVLLDIKRHLNLAESSSYTNVYRELEQTIRVADAQEDLRWFRSTSGPGMPMNWPQFEEWNPDLTHMITRREKIKKNEGVTLTNATTPGESAAVAGDRGSVSSYDRSQPYTTEWSDDEGGNSFSASEANGGANPFEEEPAGKGMRVRALYDYDGQEQDELSFKAGDELTKLGEEDEQGWCKGRLDNGQLGLYPANYVESI; encoded by the exons ATGTCAGGCTCCTACGATGAGTCTGCGGCGGCTGCAGAGGAAATAACTGACAGCTTCTGGGAG GTGGGGAACTACAAACGGACGGTGAAACGGATCGACGACGGGCACCGGCTCTGCAATGACCTGATGAACTGCGTCCACGAGCGGGCCAAGATCGAGAAGGCCTATGCCCAGCAGCTGACCGACTGGTCCAAGAGGTGGAGGCAGCTGATCGAGAAAG GCCCGCAGTATGGCAGCTTGGAGAGGGCGTGGGGAGCCATGATGACAGAGGCAGACAAGGTGAGCGAGTTGCATCAGGATGTGAAGAACAGCCTGCTGAATGAGGACTTTGAGAAGGTGAAGAACTGGCAGAAGGACGCCTACCACAAGCAGATCATGGGAGGCTTCAAGGAGGCCAAGGAGGCAGATGACGGCTTCCGGAAAGCACAGAAACCCTGGGCCAAGAAAATGAAGGAg GTGGAGACGGCCAAGAAAGCATATCACCTGGCGTGCAAAGAGGAGAAGCTGGCAATGACCCGGGAAGCCAACAGCAAGGCAGAGCAGTCCATCACTGCAgaccagcagaagaagctccaggacAAGGTGGAAAAGTGCAAGCAAGATGTGCAAAAG ACCCAAGAGAAGTACGAGAAGGTGCTGGAGGAGCTGAACAAGTGCACCCCGCAGTACATGGAGAGCATGGAGCAGGTGTTCGAGCAGTGCCAGCAGTTCGAGGAGAAGAGGCTCATCTTCCTGAAGGAGGTTCTGTTGGACATCAAGCGGCACCTGAACCTGGCTGAGAGCAGCAG CTACACCAACGTCTATCGCGAGCTGGAGCAAACCATCCGTGTGGCGGACGCGCAGGAGGACCTCAGGTGGTTCCGCAGCACCAGCGGCCCGGGAATGCCTATGAACTGGCCCCAGTTTGAG GAGTGGAACCCGGACCTCACACACATGATAACGAGGCGAGAGAAGATTAAGAAGAATGAAGGGGTGACCCTGACCAACGCCACTACCCCGGGCGAGTCAGCAGCAGTGGCCGGAGACCGCGGCAG CGTGAGCAGCTACGACCGCAGCCAGCCCTACACCACTGAATGGTCGGACGATGAGGGTGGCAACTCCTTCAGTGCCAGCGAGGCCAACGGCGGCGCCAACCCCTTTGAGGAGGAGCCGGCGGGGAAGGGAATGCGTGTGCGGGCTCTGTATGACTACGATGGGCAGGAGCAGGATGAGCTGAGCTTCAAAGCAG GCGATGAATTAACCAAATTAGGTGAAGAAGATGAACAAGGATGGTGCAAAGGGCGTCTAGACAATGGGCAACTCGGCCTTTACCCAGCCAACTATGTGGAGTCTATCTAA